A window of the Amblyraja radiata isolate CabotCenter1 chromosome 5, sAmbRad1.1.pri, whole genome shotgun sequence genome harbors these coding sequences:
- the mfsd4b gene encoding sodium-dependent glucose transporter 1, whose protein sequence is MSPAAGKKQRPQTGPRDSSGRWSDTALLCGAFLGLGMGIAVLGPTFKELAVNVNRNLSDISYIFAGRSLGYLGGSLVGGLLFDHTDHHLLIGISTLMTALGLYAIPWCTKTPLLMALISLIGLSMGILDTGGNLLILMTWGEQVGPYMQALHFSFALGAFLTPILAKPLLGGLQKAVGVGGVWTEAGGNRSETGAWSSVRDAALSLSPFVWTYLIIASFVLLVSVSFLVIYLRSRPDRGGPGPSSPESLFARHHSVLMCLLSLFFFCYVGAEVAYGSYIFTFAKDFADMEDNQAAGLNSLFWGTFAAVRGLAIFFAACLYPGTMILLSVVGCMVASLALVFYHADGTVLWLGTGLYGASMATTFPSGVTWVKQYTATTGRGAALFVFGAALGEMVVPATVGFLQGAERDGGHPVLMLTALAASVATAVLFPVMYKLATASTSRPARARGEDQTALLGSREDEDGDGEEDGEVDDGEWNDADFEVIEMSDVKDEAGKPMAVAKAKAKGQPSPERPPIPPIAYLGGSPKKKLLLDREKND, encoded by the exons GGGATGGGCATCGCTGTTTTGGGCCCGACTTTCAAAGAGTTGGCGGTGAATGTCAACAGAAACCTCAGCGATATCTCGTACATCTTTGCGGGCCGTTCGCTGGGCTACCTAGGGGGCTCGCTGGTGGGCGGGCTGCTCTTCGACCACACGGACCACCACTTGCTAATCG GAATCTCCACACTGATGACAGCGCTGGGCCTGTATGCTATCCCGTGGTGTACCAAGACACCACTGTTGATGGCACTAATATCCCTCATCGGCTTATCAATGGGCATACTGGACACAG gcGGGAATCTGCTGATCCTGATGACCTGGGGTGAGCAAGTGGGACCCTACATGCAGGCCCTGCATTTCAGCTTTGCCCTGGGTGCGTTCCTGACGCCGATCCTGGCCAAGCCGCTGCTGGGCGGGCTGCAGAAGGCGGTGGGCGTGGGCGGGGTCTGGACGGAGGCCGGGGGCAACCGCTCGGAGACTGGAGCCTGGAGCAGCGTGCGTGacgcggccctcagcctcagcccCTTCGTCTGGACCTACCTCATCATCGCCTCCTTTGTCCTCCTGGTCTCCGTCTCCTTCTTGGTGATCTACCTGAGGTCCCGCCCCGACCGCGGGGGTCCCGGCCCCTCTTCCCCAGAGAGTCTCTTTGCCCGGCACCACAGtgtgctgatgtgccttctctccctcttcttcTTCTGCTACGTGGGCGCTGAGGTGGCCTATGGCTCCTACATCTTCACCTTTGCCAAAGACTTTGCCGACATGGAAGACAACCAGGCTGCCGGCTTGAACTCTCTGTTCTGGGGGACATTTgccgcggtcaggggcctcgcCATCTTCTTTGCCGCCTGCCTTTACCCGGGGACCATGATCCTTCTCAGCGTGGTCGGCTGCATGGTAGCCTCTCTGGCCCTCGTGTTCTACCATGCTGACGGCACTGTCCTGTGGCTGGGCACCGGCCTGTATGGGGCCTCCATGGCCACCACCTTCCCCAGCGGCGTCACCTGGGTCAAACAGTACACGGCCACCACCGGCAGGGGCGCGGCACTCTTCGTATTCGGCGCCGCCctgggggagatggtggtgccgGCCACCGTGGGCTTCCTGCAGGGCGCCGAGCGCGACGGCGGCCACCCGGTCTTGATGCTGACCGCCCTGGCCGCGTCCGTCGCCACCGCCGTCCTGTTCCCGGTCATGTACAAGCTGGCCACCGCCTCCACCTCCCGCCCAGCCAGGGCCCGCGGCGAGGATCAGACGGCTCTGCTGGGGTCGCGGGAGGACGAGGACGGGGACGGGGAGGAGGACGGGGAGGTGGACGATGGCGAGTGGAACGACGCCGACTTCGAAGTCATCGAGATGAGCGACGTGAAGGATGAGGCCGGAAAGCCAATGGCCGTGGCCAAGGCCAAGGCCAAGGGGCAGCCTTCTCCAGAacgcccccccatcccccccatcgcCTATCTGGGTGGCTCCCCGAAAAAGAAGCTGCTCTTGGATAGAGAGAAGAACGACtga